One window of the Sebastes umbrosus isolate fSebUmb1 chromosome 1, fSebUmb1.pri, whole genome shotgun sequence genome contains the following:
- the LOC119504230 gene encoding insulin-like growth factor-binding protein 3 — translation MLLCLTLLVLLHLQPALSSPLTTPSRGCPTCNSTQSQPAVDVNATAPGIGEPCGVYTLSCANGLRCAPSEDELRPLRALIEGRGVCSNASVSPTEIVQTVDPATTEDPDEAPCRKLLTTLIEGLDAHLFKSHQDIYMPNCDKRGFFRKKQCWSSRGKRRGKCWCVDQNGMPVSSNTKQKGGLSC, via the exons ATGCTTCTGTGTTTAACCCTCCTGGTGCTGCTCCACCTGCAGCCGGCTCTGTCCAGCCCGCTGACCACACCGTCCAGAGGATGTCCCACCTGTAATTCCACACAGAGCCAGCCGGCTGTAGATGTAAACGCCACCGCTCCGGGCATTGGAGAACCATGTGGGGTCTACACTCTGAGCTGCGCCAACGGTCTACGTTGTGCACCTTCAGAGGATGAGCTGAGGCCCCTCCGGGCCCTCATTGAAGGCAGGGGGGTCTGCAGTAACGCCAGCGTCAGCCCGACTGAAATCGTCCAAACTGTAG ACCCGGCAACTACTGAGGATCCAGATGAG GCTCCATGTCGTAAACTGCTAACTACTCTCATCGAAGGTCTTGATGCCCATTTATTTAAGTCACATCAGGATATCTACATGCCCAACTGTGACAAGCGTGGCTTCTTCAGAAAGAAGCAG TGCTGGTCGTCTCGAGGTAAGCGGCGTGGCAAGTGCTGGTGTGTGGATCAGAACGGCATGCCAGTCTCCTCAAACACTAAGCAGAAGGGCGGCCTGAGTTGTTGA